Genomic window (Sphingosinicella microcystinivorans):
TTGCCGCCGAACTGGTAGCTCCAGCGCCAGAGCTTGCCACCCGAAGGCGTGACGAGAAGATAAAGTCGATTGCTGTCGGTGAGCTTGTACGCTTTCGCGCGCGGCTTTGCCGCCCGCAGTTTTGCGTCACTTAGCATGGTCTACCTCCGTACCACGTTTTCTCGCGCCCGTACCACGTTGCGTACCACGCTCCGGGTCGGAGGCGTGCGAACGGCTACGGTCCAATCGACTCGCTAAGTGTCCGATTTCAGAAGAAAATTCGCAATCCTGGTGGACTGCTACGGCGTGCTACGGAAGGGGGTCTGGCGGTGGGGGAGAGCCTGCGGACAAACTCTCTCGGAGTAGCAGTGCGTATCCCCCGTTATGACAGCGCAAACCTGCGCACTGAAAAATCGATCGTTAACCAGCTTTGTGATTGCCCCCGTAGTATCCGCCCCGTAAGCTGACCCAACAATAAACTGGTCCCATGCGGATCCGGTTGGGGGGGCAGGTTGGTGGATGACAGGTCAAATCTCAGATGGGGCGTGGAGCAGAAGCTCCAATTCATCGAGTTCCGCCTGTTCTGGGAGGGCCATGTCAACCGAAGCGATCTGATCGACAAGTTCGGCGTATCGGTCAACCAGGCATCTGGCGACCTCAACCGCTACATCGCACTCGCCCCTGACAACATGATCTACGACAAGAGCGGCAAGACCTATGTTCGCGGGGCAGCCTTTGCCCCGCTCTTCATGAAACCCGATGCAACGCAGTACCTGTCACAGGTCCGCTCCGTTGCGGAAGGGATTGTCGCTCGGGAGGACGCATGGATCGGCAACCTTCCGGCCTTCGATGCGACCCCGGCTCCCGCACGCGGGATTGATGCGGTTGTCCTGCGCTCGCTCGCCATCGCTATCCGGCGCCACGAGGCCATCGAGGTTTTCTACCAGTCGATGTCGTCACCCGATCCAGAATGGCGCTGGATTGCTCCACATGCTCTAGCCTTCGATGGGTTCAGGTGGCACGCCCGATCATATTGCGAGAAGAGCGGAGAATACCGCGATTTTGTAATTTCCCGGATTATCGATGCCCGCCAAAGCCGACCGGCCGGACAACTGGCAACATCGGACGTTGCCTGGCAGCAAATGGTGGAACTCGAGATAGGTCCTCACACGGGGCTCAGCCCAAACCAGAGGCGGGTCATTGAGCTGGACTACGGCATGCAGGATGGCTGCGTGAAAATCCCGGTCCGACGGGCCCTCCTTTACTATGCTCTGAAGCGCCTGGGCCTCGACACCGACCCCGGCGCACGCAAACCACAGGATCAGCAGATCGTCCTGCTAAATCGGGAGGCGATCCATGCAGATCATTGATAACAATTCCCATCTTTGGGGTGACGATCTCAAACAGGCCCTGACCAAGAGCTCGCGTGTAAAGATCGCCGCCTCCTGCTTCTCGATCTATGCCTTCGAGGCGCTCAAGTCTGAGCTCTCCAGGATCGACAGCCTGCAGTTCATTTTTACCGCCCCCACGTTCACACCGAACGGGGCGACCGATCGTCTCACCAAAGAACGACGCGAGTTCTTCATCCCCAAAGCGCGGCGTGAAAGCGGCCTATATGGAACCGAGTTCGAGATCCAACTTCGTAACAAGCTGACGCAGCGTGCCGTTGCACGCGAATGCGCCGACTGGATCCGCAAGAAGGCAAAATTCCGGTCCAACGGGACAAAGGCGCCGATGCAGCAGTTCATGCATGTGGGAGGCGCGGCTGATGCTGTGGCCTACATGCCCATCAGCGGATTCACGGCGGTCGACCTGGGCTACCAGAAGGGCGATGCCGTCTCGAATTTTGTCACGCGGTTCGACGACCCGAGCCATGCGCAGATGTACCTGCAGCTGTTCGACCAGATCTGGGCAGACCCGGAGAAGTTGCAGGACGTCACGAACGCCATCTGCGACCATATCGAGTCCGTTTATCAGGAGAATACGCCCGAACGCATCTATTTCATGATGCTCTACAATATCTTCCGGGACTTCCTCGAGGAGGTCGATGAAGATGTCCTGCCAAACGACCTGACCGGCTACCGAGATAGCGTTGTCTGGAACAAGCTGTTCAATTATCAGAAGGATGCGACGACCGGCATCATCAACAAGCTCGAGACCTACAACGGCTGCATTCTGGCCGACTCTGTGGGGCTCGGCAAAACCTTCACCGCGCTGGCAGTGATCAAATATTATGAGCTGCGGAACCGGTCAGTCCTGGTGCTTTGCCCCAAGAAGCTCGCGGACAACTGGCGCAACTACAACACCAACCTGACGACCAACATCTTCGCCAGGGACCGGTTCAACTACGATGTCCTGTGCCACACCGATCTGTCCCGCACCTCCGGGGAATCCTTCGGCATCCCGCTGAACCGGGTCAACTGGGGCAATTACGACCTGGTCGTCATCGACGAATCCCACAACTTCCGGAACAACGACGTCTTTAAGGATCGGGAGACGCGCTACCAGAAGCTGATGAACAAGGTCATCCGCGCGGGCGTGAAGACCAAGGTCCTGATGCTATCGGCAACGCCGGTGAACAACCGCTTTACTGATCTGCGCAACCAGCTCGCACTGGCTTACGAGGGGCAGTCCGAGGCGCTAAGCAAGAACCTCAAGACCGATACCAGCATTGAAGAGATCTTCCGCCGGGCTCAGAAGGCCTTCAACGAATGGACATCGCTGCCTCCCGAGGAGCGGACGGCAGCGTCGATCCTCAAGACGCTGGACTTCGACTTCTTTGAACTGCTCGATTCCGTGACCATTGCCCGGTCCCGCAAGCACATCGAGACGTTCTACGACACGAAGGATATTGGCAAATTTCCGCAGCGGCGGAAGCCGCTCTCGTTCCATTGCCCGATTACACAGCGGTCGGACGTGATGGGGCTGAACGACATTTTCACGCAGCTGTCGGTGCTCAAGCTCGCGGTCTATGCGCCCATCAGCTACATCCTTCCCAGCCGTCTGCGGAAATACGAAGAAATCTACGACACGCAGGTCGAGGGCGGCCGCGGCAAACTGCGTCAGGCAGACCGGGAGCGCAGTCTCCAGGCGCTCATGACCACCAATCTTCTGAAGCGCCTTGAGAGTTCGGTCGCGGCGTTCCGGCTGACGCTGCGGTCCCTCGGTACCAACATTTCCCGCACGCTGAACGCAATCGAAGAGTTTGAGCGAACTGGACGCGCAGGCAGCGTCAGCGACCATCTCGCAGAGATGAGCGCCTTTGATCCTGAAGACGACGATCTGGCCGGCCTTGATGAGTTCACCGTGGGCAAGAAAGTCCAGATCAGTCTTGGCGACATGGATTTGCCGTCGTGGAAGCACGACCTGGCTGCCGACCTTGTGCTGATCGACGATCTGATTGCATCGATGGACAAGGTGACACCCGGAGACGATACGAAGCTCCAGCACCTGCTTTCGCTCATCGGTCAGAAGGTCGAAGCGCCGCTGAATGTCGGTAACCGCAAGGTCCTGATCTTCACGGCCTTCGCCGATACCGCCAATTATCTCTACGACAATCTCGCGCCCTTCGCGCAGCAGCTGGGGCTGCACGTCGGCAAGGTCACCGGATCAGATTCACCGAAGACCACCCTGAAGAAATCCTACGACTTTCAGGGGGTGCTGACGCTGTTTTCCCCCCGTTCAAAGGACAAGGCCATTGTCCTGCCCAATGAGCCCGGCGAGTTGGACATCCTGATCGGCACTGACTGCATTTCTGAAGGCCAGAACCTCCAGGACTGCGACTTCCTGGTGAATTACGACATCCACTGGAACCCGGTACGCATCATCCAACGCTTCGGCCGGATCGACCGCATCGGCTCACCCAACAGCCAGATTCAGCTGGTCAACTATTGGCCTGACATAACGCTCGACGAGTACATCAACCTCAAAGAGCGCGTCGAAAACCGGATGGTGATCGCCGACGTCACCGCGACCGGCGATGACAATGTGCTGACCGCCAAGTCGAGCGACATTGCCTACCGCAAGGAACAGCTGAAACGGATGCAGGAGGAGGTGATCGAGCTCGAGGACGTGAAGGCCGGCATTTCCATCACCGATCTCGGCCTGAACGACTTCCGCATGGACCTGCTCAACTACGTCAAGGAGCATGGCGAGCTCGACAACGTGCCCTTCGGTATGCACGCCATCGTCCCGGCACAGCCAGAGCTTGGATTGCATCCAGGCGTTATCTTCGCCTTGAAGAACATCCATGACAGCGTGAATGTGAACCAGCAGAACCGGCTCCACCCGTTCTACCTGGTCTATATCGGTGACGATGGCGAGATCGTCGCCGACCATACCGAGGTCAAACGGCTGCTCGATCTGATCCGCACCAGCTGTAAGGGGCAGGTAGAGCCGATCCGGGAGGTTTGCCGGGTCTTCAATGAGCGGACCGATGATGGGCGCCAGATGGGCCTCTATTCCGACCTGCTCTCTAGCGCGATCCGGTCCATGATCGAGGTGAAGGAAGAAAAGGACATCGACAGCCTGTTCAGCGGCGGTCGCACTACGGCACTCACCCATACCATCAAGGGGCTGGACGACTTCGAGCTGATCGCGTTCCTGGTCATCGAGGGGGGATCATGATCCTCTACGAATGGCCTCGCGCTGCCGCTTTCGGACGCGTGATCCCGAAGAATAAGATCTACGAACATGCTGCTGCCAACACGGCGCTGAAGGACCTCTTTGTGCGCGAGGTTGACCAGATCGTCTGGTCGCACAAGCTGGCGCCCGAGACGGTCAACCTGGCGGCAACGAAGTCAGTGGCCGAGATTCAGGTCTTCCGCATCACCGCCCGCACCCCGTCGCTGGACCACGAAGTGCTGCGGGCCATCGACAAGGCTATTCCCTTCCCGCTCATTTTCGAAGTGGCCCATGGCGGCCGCGTAAGGCTAGGTGCGGCCTACAAGCGACCGAGCGAGGCCGACAGCACTCGTTGGGTGGTGGGAGACTATTTCCTAGGGGACTGGCTACCCGAGGATGCGCCGCGCGCCCCGCTTCCGGTGGCGCTAAACATGGGCGCTCTGTACGATCGGTTGCTCGAGCCCCTGGTGACGGAACAGACCAATCGGCTGGTCCCAGGCATGAACGAAGCGACGAACTCCGTTTCCGCGGTCGAAAAGCCCGCCTCGCTAGAAGAGCGCATCGCGCTCGCAGAGGCGATCAAGGCGCAGCTGCGTGAGGTCGAGCGGATCAAGTCGCGGCTGGCGCGCGAAAAGCAATTCAACAAGCGTGTGGCGATAAATGCCGAGCTGCGCGAGGCCAAACAGGAATTTGAGCGGCTGACGGCGGGGACCGCCGACGCTGCTGTAGCGAACTACCAAGAGGAAGATCATGGATAAGCTGAAGATGCATAGCCCCGACCTGAGCCAGGACAACATCGCGAAGATCCGCGACCTGTTTCCCAGCTGCGTGACCGAGGCGCGCGACGAGGCTACGGGGACAGCACGTCTGGCGGTGGACTTCGATCAGCTGCGTCAGGAGTTGATCGATCAAATTGTTGAAGGGGCTCAGGAGCGATATCGGCTGGACTGGCCAGGGAAGCGGGAAGCCTTGGTGCTGGCGAATAGCCCAATCAATAAGGCGCTGCGTCCCGTGCGAGATGAAAGCCTTCAATTTGATTCGACAAATAATCTTTTCATTGAGGGCGACAACCTGGAAGTTCTGAAGCTTTTGCAGGAATCTTACCTTGGTAAGATTGATATAATATATATAGATCCTCCTTACAACACCGGTGGCGACCTTATTTATGATGATGACTTTTCTTGTTCATCGCGCGATTTCTTTATAAACAGCTCTCAAGTTGACAAAAGCGGTAACCCGCTTGTTGCAAATATGGAATCAAACGGCCGTTTTCATTCTGACTGGATGTCTATGGTCTATCCTCGACTAAAAATTGCACGAAACCTCCTTTCGAGTTCAGGAGTGATTTTCATTAGCATCGGAGAGGATGAGGTTGATAACCTAAAGAAAATTTGCACCGAAATATTTGGTGATGAAAATTTCGTCGCGCAAGTGACCCGCGTTGCCAAGAGGACTTCCGACAAGGGCACGCATTTTCGTCCCACGAAGGATTACATACTTACCTATGCTAGGAATATCGAAGAATTGCCTGAGTTTGGTATCCCAAAGGATCGGGATGAAAAAGATTATAAATACAAAGATGAGACAGGCCGAAAGTATAAAAAAAGCGGCGCCTCTCTTTATCAGCCCTCCCTAGATTCTCGCCCCAACCAGAGATATTATATCGAGGCTCCAGACGGTAGCCTTATAATCCCTCCTGGCAATGTTTTCCCATCTGCGAAATCGGATGGATCAAAGGTAAAGCCTCTCTCCAATGCCGATAAGGTGTGGAGATGGTCAGTGGACACGTATCTTAAGCAAAAACATCTTCTGATGTTCACAGAGGGTTCTGACAGAAACCCCCTACTCGATGAGAATGGAAATAGGTCAAAGTGGAATATATACCCAAAAGTATTTTTTGATGAGGATGCTGAGGCAACGCTTCATCCAGAAGATATTATATATGAATTTCCTAACTCACAGGGAACTAAGGAACTAAATGCTTTGTCAATCCCGTTCAGCTTTGCAAAACCCGTCGGGCTTATACAATACCTTCTGAAGGTTACGCGCAAAACTGACGCACTCATTTTGGATTTCTTTGCTGGCTCTGCCACCACGGCTCATTCGGTCATGCAGCAGAATGCTGAAGATGGTGGAAACAGAGCCTTCATCATGGTTCAGTGGCCTGAAGCCTGTGATGACAAATCTGAAGCTGCGCAGGCTGGATATATTACCATCGCAGATCTAGCAAAAGAACGTATCCGTCGCGCAGGTAAGAAGATCGTCGACGGCGAATGCCATCCAGACTGGAACCGCGATGTCGGCTTCCGGGTTCTCAAGGTAGACACCTCAAACATGAAGGACGTCTACTACCGCCCCGACGAGCTGAAGCAGTCTGACCTGCTCGATATGGTCGACAATGTGAAGGAAGACCGCACGTCCGAAGACCTGCTGTTCCAGGTACTGGTCGACTGGGGCGTGGACCTGACGCTGCCGATCCGACGCGAGACGGTCCAAGGCAAGACCATGTTCTTCGTTGACGACAACGCCCTGGTCGCCTGTTTTGATCGTGGCGTGACCGAGGAACTGGTGAAGGAGCTTGCGAGCCGTGAGCCTTTGCGCGCCGTCTTCCGCGACAATGGCTTTGTCTCGGACGCGGTGAAGATCAACGTCGAACAGATCTTCCGTCAGCTTTCGCCGTCAACCGACGTCAAAGCAATCTGAGGCTGCACCCATGAAGCTGAAATTCAAGGTCCAGCCCTATCAGACCAATGCTGTTGAAGCGGTGGTGGATTGTTTCGCTGGTCAACCGAAGGTCGATGGTCTGACCTACCGCATCGACCCTGGCCAGAAGGCACAGGCTGCCGCTTTCGAGGAAGGGTTCAAGAACGCCGATTTTGCGCTGAGCGAAGCCCAGATCCTCGAAAACATCCAGACGGTGCAACGCCGCCAAAACCTCCCCGTCGCGCAGCGGCTGGACGAGTTCATGGTGCTTGACCGGAACAATCAGCGCGTCGCCGCACCGGCGACCTATCGCCGTGATGCTCTGGCCGCGACCCGCGTTCACCTCGATGTCGAGATGGAAACCGGCACCGGCAAGACCTATTGCTACATCAAGACCATTTTTGAGATGAACAAGCGATACGGCTGGTCGAAGTTCATCATCATGGTGCCCTCGATCGCCATCCGTGAAGGCGTTTACAAATCCCTGCAGATCACGGCGGACCATTTCACCGAAAGCTACGGCAAGAAGGCGCGGTTCTTTATCTACAACTCCAAGCGCCTGCATGAGTTGGAGAGCTTCTCGTCCGATGCCGGCATCAATGTCATGGTGATTAACATCCAGGCGTTTGCCGCGCGCGGCGCGGACAACCGCCGCATCTATGAAGAGTTGGACGACTTCCAGTCGCGCAAACCCATCGACGTCATCGCGTCCAACCGGCCGATCCTGATCTTGGACGAGCCTCAGAAGATGGAAGGCGCGGCAACGATGGAAGCGTTGCCGAAGTTCAAGCCGCTGATGATCTTGCGCTATTCGGCCACGCATAAAACCCAGCACAACCGCATCCATCGCCTTGATGCGCTGGATGCCTACGACCAGAAGCTGGTGAAAAAAATCGCCGTGCGCGGCATCCAGACCCGCGGATTGGCCGGCACCAACGCCTACCTCTATCTCGAAGGGATCGACATCTCGAAGAAGGCCCCGGTAGCCAGGATAGAGATCGAGGTGAAGCTGAAGTCCGGCGAGATCAAACGCCAGATTCGGCGACTGGAATTCCGTGACGACTTGTTCGTGGAGTCAGGCGAGCTCGACCAGTATCGCGGGTTCACGATCAGCCAGATTGATTACAACACCGACACGGTCGAGTTCACCAACGGCATCGTGCTGAATGCAGGCGAAGCCAACGGCGATGTGTCTGAGCGCGACATCCGTCGCATCCAGATCCGCGAGACGATCAAGGCGCATTTCGACAAGGAAAAGCAGCTATTTGCACAGGGCATCAAGGTCCTGTCGCTGTTCTTCATCGACGAAGTGGTTAAGTACCGGGACTACGACCAGGCCGATGAGAAGGGCGAATATGCCCGGGTCTTCGAGGAAGAGTACGAATTACTGAAGGCCGAGTATCTGGCGGAGCTCGCCATCGATAACGAGGCGTATCGGAAGTACCTTGCTGGCATAGACCGGGCCAAGACCCACAATGGCTATTTCGCGATCGACAAGAAGACGAACCGTCTGAAGGATCCATCCGTTGGGGCCCGCTCGGTCGATTCCGACGACGTGGACGCCTACGACCTGATTCTGAAGGACAAAGAGCGCCTACTTTCCTTCGCCGAACCCACCCGGTTCATTTTCTCGCACTCGGCGCTGCGCGAAGGGTGGGACAACCCGAACGTCTTCGTCATGTGCATGCTGAAGCATAGCGACAACACCATTTCGCGCCGTCAGGAGGTGGGTCGAGGACTACGGCTTAGCGTCGACCAGCACGGCGACCGCATGGATCACCCGGCGGTGGTGCACGATATCAACGTGCTGACCGTGGTCGCGAGCGAGAGCTACAAGGACTTCGTGACAGGCCTTCAGAGGGAAATTGCAGAGACCCTCTCTTCGCGTCCCCGTCAGGCAACTGAAGCCTATTTCACCGGCAAGACGATCACCACCGAGCAAGGCCCAGTTGAGGTGACCGGTTCGATGGCGAAGCAAATCTACCGCTATCTGGTGAAAAACGACTACACCGACGA
Coding sequences:
- a CDS encoding WYL domain-containing protein, coding for MEQKLQFIEFRLFWEGHVNRSDLIDKFGVSVNQASGDLNRYIALAPDNMIYDKSGKTYVRGAAFAPLFMKPDATQYLSQVRSVAEGIVAREDAWIGNLPAFDATPAPARGIDAVVLRSLAIAIRRHEAIEVFYQSMSSPDPEWRWIAPHALAFDGFRWHARSYCEKSGEYRDFVISRIIDARQSRPAGQLATSDVAWQQMVELEIGPHTGLSPNQRRVIELDYGMQDGCVKIPVRRALLYYALKRLGLDTDPGARKPQDQQIVLLNREAIHADH
- a CDS encoding helicase-related protein produces the protein MQIIDNNSHLWGDDLKQALTKSSRVKIAASCFSIYAFEALKSELSRIDSLQFIFTAPTFTPNGATDRLTKERREFFIPKARRESGLYGTEFEIQLRNKLTQRAVARECADWIRKKAKFRSNGTKAPMQQFMHVGGAADAVAYMPISGFTAVDLGYQKGDAVSNFVTRFDDPSHAQMYLQLFDQIWADPEKLQDVTNAICDHIESVYQENTPERIYFMMLYNIFRDFLEEVDEDVLPNDLTGYRDSVVWNKLFNYQKDATTGIINKLETYNGCILADSVGLGKTFTALAVIKYYELRNRSVLVLCPKKLADNWRNYNTNLTTNIFARDRFNYDVLCHTDLSRTSGESFGIPLNRVNWGNYDLVVIDESHNFRNNDVFKDRETRYQKLMNKVIRAGVKTKVLMLSATPVNNRFTDLRNQLALAYEGQSEALSKNLKTDTSIEEIFRRAQKAFNEWTSLPPEERTAASILKTLDFDFFELLDSVTIARSRKHIETFYDTKDIGKFPQRRKPLSFHCPITQRSDVMGLNDIFTQLSVLKLAVYAPISYILPSRLRKYEEIYDTQVEGGRGKLRQADRERSLQALMTTNLLKRLESSVAAFRLTLRSLGTNISRTLNAIEEFERTGRAGSVSDHLAEMSAFDPEDDDLAGLDEFTVGKKVQISLGDMDLPSWKHDLAADLVLIDDLIASMDKVTPGDDTKLQHLLSLIGQKVEAPLNVGNRKVLIFTAFADTANYLYDNLAPFAQQLGLHVGKVTGSDSPKTTLKKSYDFQGVLTLFSPRSKDKAIVLPNEPGELDILIGTDCISEGQNLQDCDFLVNYDIHWNPVRIIQRFGRIDRIGSPNSQIQLVNYWPDITLDEYINLKERVENRMVIADVTATGDDNVLTAKSSDIAYRKEQLKRMQEEVIELEDVKAGISITDLGLNDFRMDLLNYVKEHGELDNVPFGMHAIVPAQPELGLHPGVIFALKNIHDSVNVNQQNRLHPFYLVYIGDDGEIVADHTEVKRLLDLIRTSCKGQVEPIREVCRVFNERTDDGRQMGLYSDLLSSAIRSMIEVKEEKDIDSLFSGGRTTALTHTIKGLDDFELIAFLVIEGGS
- a CDS encoding DUF4391 domain-containing protein yields the protein MILYEWPRAAAFGRVIPKNKIYEHAAANTALKDLFVREVDQIVWSHKLAPETVNLAATKSVAEIQVFRITARTPSLDHEVLRAIDKAIPFPLIFEVAHGGRVRLGAAYKRPSEADSTRWVVGDYFLGDWLPEDAPRAPLPVALNMGALYDRLLEPLVTEQTNRLVPGMNEATNSVSAVEKPASLEERIALAEAIKAQLREVERIKSRLAREKQFNKRVAINAELREAKQEFERLTAGTADAAVANYQEEDHG
- a CDS encoding site-specific DNA-methyltransferase, translated to MDKLKMHSPDLSQDNIAKIRDLFPSCVTEARDEATGTARLAVDFDQLRQELIDQIVEGAQERYRLDWPGKREALVLANSPINKALRPVRDESLQFDSTNNLFIEGDNLEVLKLLQESYLGKIDIIYIDPPYNTGGDLIYDDDFSCSSRDFFINSSQVDKSGNPLVANMESNGRFHSDWMSMVYPRLKIARNLLSSSGVIFISIGEDEVDNLKKICTEIFGDENFVAQVTRVAKRTSDKGTHFRPTKDYILTYARNIEELPEFGIPKDRDEKDYKYKDETGRKYKKSGASLYQPSLDSRPNQRYYIEAPDGSLIIPPGNVFPSAKSDGSKVKPLSNADKVWRWSVDTYLKQKHLLMFTEGSDRNPLLDENGNRSKWNIYPKVFFDEDAEATLHPEDIIYEFPNSQGTKELNALSIPFSFAKPVGLIQYLLKVTRKTDALILDFFAGSATTAHSVMQQNAEDGGNRAFIMVQWPEACDDKSEAAQAGYITIADLAKERIRRAGKKIVDGECHPDWNRDVGFRVLKVDTSNMKDVYYRPDELKQSDLLDMVDNVKEDRTSEDLLFQVLVDWGVDLTLPIRRETVQGKTMFFVDDNALVACFDRGVTEELVKELASREPLRAVFRDNGFVSDAVKINVEQIFRQLSPSTDVKAI
- a CDS encoding type III restriction-modification system endonuclease encodes the protein MKLKFKVQPYQTNAVEAVVDCFAGQPKVDGLTYRIDPGQKAQAAAFEEGFKNADFALSEAQILENIQTVQRRQNLPVAQRLDEFMVLDRNNQRVAAPATYRRDALAATRVHLDVEMETGTGKTYCYIKTIFEMNKRYGWSKFIIMVPSIAIREGVYKSLQITADHFTESYGKKARFFIYNSKRLHELESFSSDAGINVMVINIQAFAARGADNRRIYEELDDFQSRKPIDVIASNRPILILDEPQKMEGAATMEALPKFKPLMILRYSATHKTQHNRIHRLDALDAYDQKLVKKIAVRGIQTRGLAGTNAYLYLEGIDISKKAPVARIEIEVKLKSGEIKRQIRRLEFRDDLFVESGELDQYRGFTISQIDYNTDTVEFTNGIVLNAGEANGDVSERDIRRIQIRETIKAHFDKEKQLFAQGIKVLSLFFIDEVVKYRDYDQADEKGEYARVFEEEYELLKAEYLAELAIDNEAYRKYLAGIDRAKTHNGYFAIDKKTNRLKDPSVGARSVDSDDVDAYDLILKDKERLLSFAEPTRFIFSHSALREGWDNPNVFVMCMLKHSDNTISRRQEVGRGLRLSVDQHGDRMDHPAVVHDINVLTVVASESYKDFVTGLQREIAETLSSRPRQATEAYFTGKTITTEQGPVEVTGSMAKQIYRYLVKNDYTDDADQIAGSYHEAKASGALAELPDELKPYADQVFQLIDSVFSDAQLPKVGDGRKPKTNPLNANFDKKEFQELWTRINRKAVYRVEFDSSELVRKCVSALNSQLRVTPLQYTIQEGRQNDGLTDDQLRTGDGFTVTTTTTEQGGSIHSLVKYDLVGKVAESAQLTRDTAATILGQIEHAVFGQFKMNPEHFISEASRIIAEQKAAMVIERLAYDEVEERYDVDIFTANQTGQDFSRASAKLKNHVYDYAITDSDVEREFVKELDTSSEVVVYAKLPRGFLIPTPVGDYNPDWAISFKAGSVRHIYFVAETKGTMSSMKLREIERTKIECARKFFDEISEQITEDRVKYDVVTDYGKLMEIVGVN